Part of the Aneurinibacillus sp. REN35 genome, CTATACCTATTATTCATCTTATCCTTCTGTCACAATATCACGGGAGACCCTTAGAACCACCGCATCATCAGAGGTAAGAAAATCGATCACATACGTCTCTCTTTAAGCAACAGAACCATCATCCAGCTCATAAAAAAGAGCATCAGCCACCAAAAAAACATCATTAAAAATTCAGGGAGACTGTGTAATACTCCAACCTCCTCCGTATCCACTGTGGATGTAAGCGGCGCGCCCGCCGTCAACTCCTCTTCCTTTGTCAATGCAGAAGGATATTGGCGTATAAGACCAGATGTTGTTTCTACAAGCAGAACATTCTCAGCCCCCACGCGAGCTTTAAACTCATCATTTTTAGGAATGGAAGCATACACATTCTCGCTTGCTGCATACGTATGTCCATCCTCCGAGATTTTCGCTCCAGCTCGCAGTACCGGTACGGTTTTATAGTGGGAAAAGCCGTAATCCAGCAGCTTTGTAGCATCTTTGTAAATTTGATTATTGTTATCGGCTTTCAATAATACAACAATGAATTCCGTGTCATCCCGCTTCGCTGAAGTAACAAGCGTAAAGCCCGATTGTTGGGTAAAGCCGTTCTTTATCCCATTGGCTCCCTGATAAGACACCAGCATCTTATTATGATTAATAAGCTTGCTTTTCCATTCCTTCCCTTCCCATGGTTTAACCCTTGTGCCGACAATTTCCCGGAACTTTGTATTCTTCATCGCATAGGCTGAGATTTTTGCCATATCTGCAGCAGTTGTTACATGTTCCTTTTCATGCAGGCCGCTTGGATTGGTAAAATGCGTATTATGCGCTCCCACAGAAGCTGCAAACGTATTCATTCTCTTACTGAATGCTTCTACACTCCCATCGATATGTTCTGCGATGGCAACAGCAGCATCATTTCCTGAATTCATTAAAAGACCATATACCATGTCTTTTAGCGGCTTCTGCTCACCCTCCGCTAGAAAGATCCGCGTCCCATCACTTTGCCTTGCATTGCGTGATACGGTCACCTGCTCATCGGACCGATCCGCTTCTAGCGCAATAATCCCGGTAGCAATTTTTGTAATGCTGGCCGGCTCCATTTTTTCTTCGCTATTCTTTTCGTACAACACATCACCGGAACGGGAATCGATAAGAATAGCAGCATGACTATGTAATGAAATCTGGTTCGCCGTTTCTTGTGCCGCTGCTGAAGATGAAACATCCGCTTCCATGGCAGGTGCAGCCATACTAGGCACCGGGAACAACGTTTGCAATATAAATAAAAAGAAAAATATTTTTTTTAGTAAAAATAGAGAGGATCGCTTTATCATTTTCATATAAAATAGTATAAATGATGAGAAAAAACTGAGAAAAGTGAAGAAAGTTATAACTTTGTCCATAATTTTCGACGCTTATTACTCCGATTTTTAACTATGACATATTTTTATTACGAAAGGTTGAATCCATGAACATTTTATTGACCGGCGGAACAGGCTTTGTAGGCGGAGCCCTTACTACTGTTCTGCTTACTGAAGGGCATCATGTGCATATTGTTGTACGCAGCATACGTAAAGCGCACCAATTCGCTTCCTCCCTTGATAAAGAGCTTCGTAATCGACTGCATATTATCGAAGGGGATATCACTCTTCCTTTTCTTGGGATCAAAAACTCTATTCGTTGTCAATTAGAAAAGAAGATCGATGCCTTTTATCATATTGCCGCTCTTGTTAAATTTGACGAAAGTA contains:
- a CDS encoding D-alanyl-D-alanine carboxypeptidase family protein, producing MAAPAMEADVSSSAAAQETANQISLHSHAAILIDSRSGDVLYEKNSEEKMEPASITKIATGIIALEADRSDEQVTVSRNARQSDGTRIFLAEGEQKPLKDMVYGLLMNSGNDAAVAIAEHIDGSVEAFSKRMNTFAASVGAHNTHFTNPSGLHEKEHVTTAADMAKISAYAMKNTKFREIVGTRVKPWEGKEWKSKLINHNKMLVSYQGANGIKNGFTQQSGFTLVTSAKRDDTEFIVVLLKADNNNQIYKDATKLLDYGFSHYKTVPVLRAGAKISEDGHTYAASENVYASIPKNDEFKARVGAENVLLVETTSGLIRQYPSALTKEEELTAGAPLTSTVDTEEVGVLHSLPEFLMMFFWWLMLFFMSWMMVLLLKERRM